The DNA window CGGCATCGCGGTTTGTTGCTCGCCTCCTCCAGCGGGTTCACGCAATACGGCTACGCGTTCGTGCAGGAGGACGCCGACGAGCTCGAAGACACGGACTTCGCGCGGGCCGAGGCGCTGCGCACGCGGGCGAAGCGGCTTTACCTGCGGGCGCGCGGCTACGGCCTGCGCGGTCTCGAAGCGGCGCACCCGGGCTTCACCAACGCGCTCGTGGCTCATCCGCGTCAGGCGGTGGCGCAGCTCAAAAAGGCCGATGTGCCGCAGGTGTATTGGACGGCGGCCGCGTGGGGCGCGGCCATTTCGCTGGGCAAGGATGATCCGGCGCTGCTGGCCGAGATTCCGCAGATGGAGGCGTTGATTGACCGGGCGCTGGTGCTGGACGAAAGCTGGGACGAGGGCGCCATTCACGGGTTCCTCATCAGTTACGAAATGAGCCGGCAGGGCGTGCCGGGCGATCCGGTGGCGCGCGCGCGACAGCATTTTGAGCGGGCCATGGAATTGACGGGCGGTCACGAGGCCGGTCCGTTGGTGGCGTATGCCGAGTCCGTGTGCGTGGCCCAGCAGGACCTGCCGCAATTCGAGGCGTTGCTGCACCGCGCCCTTGCCATCAATCCGGACGAGCATCCGCAAACGCGCCTCGTGAACCTTATCATGCAGCGGCGTGCACGGTGGTTGTTGACGAAAAAGGAAGATTTATTTCTGAACGTGCCGCCGCCGGCGTCGCACTAAGTTTTGACATGAAACGCATCCCCATTCTGATGGCCGCCATTGTTGCGGCGCTCGCCCTGACCACCGCCCAGGCCGCGCCGCGGCTCAAGCTGGGCACGCTGGTGCCGGTGGGCACGTCGTATCACAAATCCCTCATGACCATGGCCGAGGCCTGGCGCAAGGATTCCGGCGGCACCGTGCAGTTGAACGTGTATGCCGGCGGCAAACTCGGCGGCGAAGCCGAAATGGTCGGCCTGATGAAGCTCGATTCGCTTCAGGCGGCGTTGCTGACCGCCGTCGGGCTGTCCGAAATCGAGCCGGGCGTTTCGGGGCTCCAGAACATTCCGATGGGTTTCAACAGCCTCGACGAGGTGGATTATGTTGGCGAAAAATTGCGGCCCCTGCTGGAGGAGCGCATGGCGAGGAAGGGCTTCGTGGTGCTGTTCTGGACCGATGCGGGCTGGGTGCGCTTCTTCTCCAACAAACCAGTGACGCATCCCGCCGACCTCAAGAAGTTGAAGCTGTTCACCTGGTCGGGCACGCCGGCGTCGGTGGAGATTTACAAGGCCGCGGGCTTTGATGCTGTGCCGCTGGAGACGGCCGACATCGTGCCGAGTTTGCAGACCGGGCTTATCGATGCCGTGCCCGTGCCGCCGTTTTTTGCGATGGCCAGCCAGATCGACGAACGGGCGCCTTACATGGCCGAGGTGAACTGGGCTCCGATTGTCGGCGCGCTCGTCGTGCGCAAGGAGACCTGGGAGAAAATCCCGGCGGCAGTCCGTGCCAAGCTGCAGGCGGACGCCACCACGGCCGGCCAGGAAATCAAAGCCGCCGGCCGCCGGGAAATGGATGAATCCGTCGCGGCGATGGAGAAGCGCGGCTTGAAAGTGACGAAGATTCCGCCCGCCGTCGAAGCCGAATGGCGGCAGGCGGCCGAAGCGGTGTATCCGAAAATTCGCGGTTCA is part of the Verrucomicrobiia bacterium genome and encodes:
- a CDS encoding TRAP transporter TatT component family protein, with amino-acid sequence MKRLQLIFAILVLASLGTGCSFRRLAVNQLGDALASGGSTFASDDDPDLVKAAVPFSLKLMESLLAESPRHRGLLLASSSGFTQYGYAFVQEDADELEDTDFARAEALRTRAKRLYLRARGYGLRGLEAAHPGFTNALVAHPRQAVAQLKKADVPQVYWTAAAWGAAISLGKDDPALLAEIPQMEALIDRALVLDESWDEGAIHGFLISYEMSRQGVPGDPVARARQHFERAMELTGGHEAGPLVAYAESVCVAQQDLPQFEALLHRALAINPDEHPQTRLVNLIMQRRARWLLTKKEDLFLNVPPPASH
- the dctP gene encoding TRAP transporter substrate-binding protein DctP, which codes for MKRIPILMAAIVAALALTTAQAAPRLKLGTLVPVGTSYHKSLMTMAEAWRKDSGGTVQLNVYAGGKLGGEAEMVGLMKLDSLQAALLTAVGLSEIEPGVSGLQNIPMGFNSLDEVDYVGEKLRPLLEERMARKGFVVLFWTDAGWVRFFSNKPVTHPADLKKLKLFTWSGTPASVEIYKAAGFDAVPLETADIVPSLQTGLIDAVPVPPFFAMASQIDERAPYMAEVNWAPIVGALVVRKETWEKIPAAVRAKLQADATTAGQEIKAAGRREMDESVAAMEKRGLKVTKIPPAVEAEWRQAAEAVYPKIRGSIVPEDIFDQAMKFIAEYRAQKK